Within the Pseudonocardia alni genome, the region CCCTGGCGCCCTACGTCGAGCAGAACGCGCCGGGCGGTGGGGAGGTCTACTACACCGTCAGCGGTGAGCTGCTCTCGCGCGTCGAGTCCGACCTCGTCATCGGCTTCTTCGCGACGCCGGCCGAGGAGCAGGCCTTCCGGAGCGCGCCCGGCGTCGGGCTGCTGCCGGCGATGGCCCGTGGCGGGTTCGCCCCGGTCGTCGGGGCCGACCGGGTGGTGGCGAGCTCGGCGCCGTCGGTCCTGTCGATCCCGTGGGTGCTCGACGCGTACCTGCCGATCCTGGCCGCCGCCGCCGCTCGCTCGCGCGGCTGATCCGGTCACCCACCTGCCGTAGTCGACATCTGACTATCAGTTATCTCCGCAGGTGACGCGAACGGGTGAATGCGCGTTGCGGGCGCGGTCGCCCCTCGTTGAGTGGGCAAGACCGTTTGCGACGGTCTAACGACCAACCATGGAGGTTGTGAGATGCGGAAGTCCGTTCGCGGCGCGCTCGTCGGCGCAGCGCTGCTCCCCCTGGCCGTCGCGGCCCCCGCCGCGGCCTTCGCCGGCACCACCGGCTACGACGAGGGTGGCAAGGACAAGGGTCACTCGAAGCACGAGGGTGACAAGGACAAGGGCCACCACAAGAAGCACGGTCACCACAAGAAGTGGGACCACAAGAAGCACGACGACAAGAAGCACGACCTCGCGCTGCCGGCCCCGCTGGACAGCGTCGTCGACATGATCACCGGTGCCACCGGCGGCGACCTGCCGTCGGCGCCGGCGACCCCGGTCGGCTGACCGACCCCGGTCCCGCGACGGGCCGGTCCGGACCCTCGAGGGGTGTCCGGACCGGCCCGTCCGCCGTTGCGGGGCCGGTGCCGTACGGGCGGGTCAGATCACCGGCGCCGGGTCCTGCGTCGGTGGGTCCTTCAGGATCGTGTCGCCCTTGACGAACCACGCGACACCGAACGCGAGGATCGCGACGGCCTCGAGCCAGAACAGGGTGTGGAACCGCTCGGCGACGGCGTCGGGCACCAGTGCCGCGTCCAGTGCGGCCAGCACGAGGCAGGTCACGATCGTCGCGCCGCAGACCCGGTAGACGAGGTTGCGGGCAGCCTTGCTCCGCGTCCCGGATCCGCCGCGGGTGAACAGGACCAGGCAGAACCAGGCCAGGCCCGCGAAGAACACCGTCGCCGCGGCCAGGTGGAGGTACCCGACGACGGTCGCCGCCGTCGTCGCCGCGCCGTCGGGCCGGGTGGGCAGCAGTGCGACGGCGATCGCCGCCGTCCCGGTGATGTTGGCGAGCCGGTTGTCCGGCCGCTCGTAGCGGTAGCAGAAGAGGAACACGCCGACCGCGCACAGCGAGCCGACGAACACGTCGCGCATCGGCGAGTAGTAGTAGCGGCTGATGGAGTCCTGCAGCCCGTCGCCGCCGAGGGCCAGGTCGCCCGTCACCAGCACGAACGGGAGCAGGATCCCGATCACGCCGACGGCACGCCGCAGACCCAGGTAGGACAGCACGGCACCGTCGGCACGCGAGGACATGACGAAGATCGTCGCAGAGACGTCGCTCGAACTCTCGTTCGATCGGGCGTAGCGTTCGGGAGGTGGACGTCGGCGGGCAGGCTTCGCTCTTCGCGACCGGGGGTGT harbors:
- a CDS encoding DUF998 domain-containing protein → MSSRADGAVLSYLGLRRAVGVIGILLPFVLVTGDLALGGDGLQDSISRYYYSPMRDVFVGSLCAVGVFLFCYRYERPDNRLANITGTAAIAVALLPTRPDGAATTAATVVGYLHLAAATVFFAGLAWFCLVLFTRGGSGTRSKAARNLVYRVCGATIVTCLVLAALDAALVPDAVAERFHTLFWLEAVAILAFGVAWFVKGDTILKDPPTQDPAPVI